The DNA segment TTATTCCTGATGCTGTTCACCTGGTTTTTATTTTTCGCGCCTCATTATCTGAGCAGCGCGGATAACTTCATCCCGGCAGATCCCACGGTGACTCCGGCGATTGTTGCCCCGGAGTGGTACTTTCTCCCCTTCTTTTCCATTCTGCGCTGCTTCCCGAACGAACTCGTCGGGCTGGCGGCGATGTGCGGCGCAGTGCTGATCTTCTATTTTCTCCCGTGGCTGGATACCTCCCGCGCGCGTTTTCGCCACTACAACAAATGGGTGAAATGGGGTTTCTGCCTGTGGGTGCTGAATGTCTGTTTTCTGGGATGGCTGGGATCAAAAGCACTGGTTGGCCCCGATCTGACGGAAGGCATTCGTAATGAAGAGGGATGGATCCGCGCGGTCTCGCAACTGTCGACAATCGGCTATTTCGCCTGGTTTTTACTGGTGCTGCCCTGTCGTCGTTTTCTGGAAAAGCAGGACTGAAATGATGAGACAATTACTCAGATATGGCATGCTGTGGGTGGCATTTTGCACGACAGGCCCTACATTCGCGCAAGAACCGGTTCCCACTCGCCAGGCGTGGAGCTTCAGCGGTCTCTCCGGAGAATATGATAAGGCGCAACTGCGGCGCGGTTTGCAGGTCTATGAAGAGAAGTGTCGTGCCTGTCATGGCATGAAATACCTGACGTTTCGCACGCTGACCAAACCCGGCGGCCCGGAACTGACGCCAGAAGACGCAAAAAACCTCGCCAGCGGCTATGTCTTTCCGATTATTCAGGATGACGGCCAACCCGGCGAGCGGGACGGCACCCTGAACGACAGCTTTATTTCGCCTTATCTCAATGACCAGGAGGCGAGATACCTGAATAACGGCGCCCTGCCCGTGGATTTGAGTTATATCGTTCGCGCCCGTACCTACGATCGCGGCTTTCCGCAATTTCTGCTGGACGCGTTTATTCCCTACACTGAGCAAGGAGCGGATTACCTCTTCGCGCTCTTAACCGGTTATCTGCCCGATGACCCGGAACTGAAGGCGAATCGTTACTATCCGGGTGGGGTGATTAACATGCCAAAACCGCTGGCGGATGGCGAAATCGAATGGCATTCAGAATCGCAGGTCGCGCAAACAGAAGAACAATACGCACGGGATGTCACCGCCTTTCTGGCCTGGGTGGCCGATCCCGACCTGACGGCGAGAAAACATCAGGGAATGTACGTCATGGGGTATCTCGCCATTATGCTGGCATTATTATGGATGATGCGACGAATGAAAAGACGCGCACAGCATTAAACGCGAGAAAGAAATCACAATCTGTGACCAGTCAGCCTGATGCTGGCTGGTCATTATCTTGCGGCGAAACGTTAACTGTGACGACGATTGTCGTTACGGCGGCAACGTTTGTCGTAGTGGCGCACCCACCAGTAGCGGTCGCTGACTTGCTCATGTCCGCCTACACGGGCACCCGCCAGCCACAAAATGGCACCGACGAAGATACTGAGCACGGCACCATGCGCGAAAAATTGTGGCAGGTTAAATTGCGGCAACTGGTTTAAAATGGAGTAACCCACGCCAACCACCATAACCACTAACCCTAAACCCATGAGCACATTACCGAGTAACGAAGCGTTTTTGCGTTTCATGTGTCACCTCCGGAACTTTTGGGTTGCTTCAGGGAATATCCCTAATCCTTATGTGTAAAGTATAGACAACACACCGCTTTGGTAGTGAGCCTGCGATCACAATTACAACTCATTATTCAACAAAACTTTACAAATAAGCCCCTGAACACCTTGACTTTCCAATAATCAAGACAGGCAATTATTCAGTTTCCGGGAGAAGTGACACGGTTCTTTGTCAAGCGGGGCGACAGACAGTAAACTACGCGCCAGTTATTGAAACACTCAGGATAGAAAACGTGACGATTAAACTGATTGTCGGCCTGGCGAACCCCGGCGCTGAATATGCAGCCACCCGACATAATGCGGGCGCATGGTACGTCGATTTACTGGCAGAGCGGTTGCGAGCCCCTTTGCGCGAAGAGCCGAAATTCTTTGGCTACACTTCCAGAGTCAGTCTGGAAGGTGAAGATGTCCGTTTATTAGTTCCCACCACGTTTATGAATCTGAGCGGCAAAGCGGTCGGCGCAATGGCGAGTTTTTATCGCATCAATCCCGACGAAATTTTAGTGGCCCACGATGAACTGGATCTTCCCCCCGGCGTGGCAAAATTTAAACTCGGCGGAGGTCATGGCGGACACAACGGGCTGAAAGACATTATCAGCAAGCTCGGCAATAACCCTAACTTTCATCGCTTACGTGTCGGAATCGGTCATCCGGGCGATAAAAATAAAGTTGTCGGCTTTGTGTTAGGCAAACCGCCTGTTTCAGAACAGAAGTTAATTGACGACGCGATTGACGAAGCGGCGCGTTGCACTGAGGTATGGTTTAAAGACGGTTTGACCAAAGCAACGAACCGATTGCACGCCTTTAAAGCGCAATAAGCAGTGATGTGCGGCATTTTTGCCGTACGCTGTGTATAATAGGCAAAGTTATTTCCATTTCTACAATCTGTTTTCTACAACAGGTTGATTATCAAGATATTAAGGTGATTTAAATCATGGGATTCAAATGCGGTATCGTCGGTTTGCCCAACGTCGGGAAATCCACCCTGTTCAACGCGCTGACCAAAGCCGGTATTGAAGCGGCAAACTTCCCATTCTGTACGATTGAGCCGAATACCGGCGTCGTGCCGATGCCCGACCCGCGTCTGGACCAGTTGGCTGAGATCGTCAAACCGCAGCGTATCCTGCCGACCACAATGGAATTTGTTGATATTGCCGGTCTGGTAAAAGGCGCGTCCAAAGGTGAAGGTCTGGGTAACCAGTTCCTGACCAACATTCGTGAAACCGAAGCGATTGGCCACGTGGTGCGCTGTTTTGAAAACGACAACATTATTCACGTTTCGGGCAAAGTGAACCCGGCGGAAGATATTGACGTGATCAACACCGAGCTGGCGCTGGCGGATCTCGATACCTGCGAACGCGCGATTCACCGCGTACAGAAGAAAGCCAAAGGCGGCGATAAAGACGCAAAAGCCGAGCTGGCCGCGCTGGAAAAATGCCTGCCGCAGCTCTCTGAAGCTGGCATGCTGCGTTCTCTGGACCTGACGGACGAAGACAAAGCGGCGATCCGCTACCTGAGCTTCCTGACCCTGAAGCCGACCATGTATATTGCCAACGTTAACGAAGACGGTTTCGAAAACAACCCATATCTCGACCAGGTCCGCGAAATTGCCGCGAAGGAAGGTTCCGTCGTGGTTCCGGTATGTGCGGCGGTTGAAGCGGACATCGCTGAACTTGACGATGACGAGCGCGACGAATTCATGCAGGAACTGGGGCTGGAAGAACCGGGCCTGAACCGCGTGATCCGTGCTGGCTACAAGCTGCTGAACCTGCAAACCTACTTCACCGCCGGGGTGAAGGAAGTGCGTGCATGGACCATTCCTGTCGGCGCCACCGCGCCACAGGCGGCAGGTAAAATCCATACCGATTTCGAGAAAGGCTTTATCCGCGCACAGACCATCGCGTTTGACGACTTCATCACCTACAAAGGTGAACAAGGCGCGAAAGAAGCCGGTAAAATGCGTGCTGAAGGGAAAGATTACATCGTTAAAGATGGCGACGTGATGAACTTCCTGTTCAACGTCTAATTAGTTTCTGTTACCTCATGAGGTTTCATTAAATCTCATAAGGATCTAAGAACACTATAAAATCCACGCAATTGCGTGGATTTTTCGTATTAGGGTGCTCAAAAAGTTTCCCAGTTGTCTGTTTCTGAAGTTATCTTTTTGGACACCACATATTTTTCGCCATTATTCCTCTCCCTCTGGTGACTAACACGTTTTTCTGAAGTCATGTTTGCGGCTTGTATCCCTTCCTCATTCAGACTGAACACGCTGACCATATCCTGGAGTACACGAGACTGCTCCTGCATTGAAGAGGCAGCTGCAGCTGACTCTTCAACGAGCGCGGCATTTTGCTGTGTGGTGGTATCAATCTGTCCCATCGCACTGTTGATTTGGGCAATCCCATCACTCTGCTCCCGACTCGCTTGTGCGATTTCCTCAATCAGTTGAGTCATGTTCTGGACGTTGGAAACAATTCCCATCATGCCAGCATCTGCTTTTTCAACCAGATTGCGGCCAGAGGCAATACGTGAGACAGAGTCATCGATCAATTCCTTAATTTCACGTGCAGCTGACGCACTGCGTTGTGCCAGTGTACGGACTTCTCCAGCCACCACAGCAAAACCACGTCCGGATTCACCTGCTCGCGCAGCTTCCACTGCTGCATTCAGCGCCAGAATATTGGTCTGGAAGGCTATACCATCAATAACCTGGATGATGTCCGCCATTTTTGATGAGGAATCGTAAATTTCCTGCATTCGGGAAGACACTTCACTCATAACGGCGCCATTCTGTTTCACGACAGATGCTGTCTCACTCACGTAACGATGCGCCTGCGCCGTGTTTGCTGCAGTATTGTTAATAGTTGCCGTCAGCTCTTCCAGCGTCGAGGCTGTCTCTTCTACCCCTGCCGCCTGCTCTTCCGTGCGAGAGGCCAGATCGGTGTTACCACTACTAATTTCAGCCGCGGCTAACGCTATGCTGTCGGCCCCTTCACGGACCTTGCGTACCGTATTACGCAGACTCTCCGTCATTTCCCTCAGGGAGAGCATAAGTTGTCCAGGCTGGTCTCGGGATTCCACTTTAACGTCGATCCCCAGATTACCGGACGCCACTTCCCGGGCCACATTAACGGCTGACAACAATGGGCGAGTTATCCCGCGAGTGATAAACCACGCTAACAGACTGCCGACAAGAATAGCGATTACGCCAAGAACAATCAGAGCCTGAATTGCTGCCGAGCCATTCTCCTGAATGGACCCACCGGCTTCATCAATTTGCGCTTTATCGTAGTTTTCCAGTGCTTTTACGCTGCCGGAATAGACCTCCATGGCGGGAATGAGTTTCTGGCGAATAAATGCATTGGTGGCATCACCATTCCCTTGTTCACTGATGCGAATCGCCTCATTGCGGATATCGATATACAGTTTTCTTTTATCACCCACGGTCGTCAGGAGTGACTTGCCCGTATCAGAGACAATTAATTCTGTCAGTTCCTTCTGAATGGCACTCACGCGCTCTGACATTACCTTCATTTTTGACTGGGCAAATTTTTTAATTCCCTCATCAGAGGAAGTCAGTACAGACAGCCCCATCGCGCCATTATAGTCAATTGCCGCCCCCCACGCCCCCGTGAGTCGCTCCAGTACCAGCAACCTGTCCGTAATAGCATGGGTCTCTTTCAATATGCCGTTTAATTTAACAATACCCGTAACAGCCATAATGACGACAAGGGTGAGAACAATACTGAAGCCAACTCCCATTCGGGTACCAACACCAAAATTATTTATTTTCATCTGCTGTCTCATACAAAAAAAGTCACCTTTTCCCTGCCACCCGTTGAAAAAACCAGAACAATGCCGGGAGCATTCGACTTAAGGGCGGAGTCAAGCTAACATATTGAAATTGATCATGTTTTAAACATGTGCCAGCGTATCTATCGGCAGAAAGGGAGAGGACTTTAACGTGATCATTCTCTTAGAAGAACATTGACATTTTGAAACAAGACAGGAAATCGCGTATAAAACAAACCGTATCATGTTGTTTTTTAATTGAAAAAGACAACTCAATTTTTATCGTATAATTTCATACCGGAAACAAAAGAATAAAAAAAGAACAACCGATTCCATATTAATCTAAAGATACCCCCCTTAACCAACATCCATTAGCTGCATGAAAAATAATTAACATTGATATTAATGTGATCCGATAAAAAGATATCACCACCATTATTAAATGACAGGCTTTAATCCATTGAAAGTTTAAGAAAGGATAGACTGATATTTTTACTCCGCATACCTGAATTGACTATAATTTGTCCCCCCCCTACGTATAGCGTACATTTGGTGTTATAAGTGAACACTGTTTCCGTTATATTGTTCAGGCAAAGAAACTCATCCATAAATATTGGTACGACTATAACGAATACAAACCACTTTTCAGGACTGAATTATCTGACATCACCTGAGTTTATAACAATGTGTTAAAACAGGGTTTCAATCCTTTGGTTCGATAGCATCCTTTCAGTGTCCGATTCTCTGGACTGAGATCCCTGGCTGTTCGTCCTTGCATGTCAGGTCAAGCGTTGACTGCTTCAAAAAAAATACCGTTTTTGTTATATTGATGCTTACTGATTATCCACCTCCGCGGTGCCAAAAAGAACAAGATTCACCGCAACCCAGGACAATAAAATGTTAGATTACCGCTTCCCGACAGCTTTGCAGATGGTTCTCAGCGTAGCGATGGCGGAGCAATCGGGTGAACGTTCGACAAGTGCAATTCTGGCCTATGGTCTGGAAGCAAATCCGAGCTTCATTCGCAAGTTAATGGTTCCGCTCACGCGTGACGGTATCATCGTCTCAACGCTTGGCCGCAACGGTTCTATTCATCTTGGTCGCCCGGCGGACGAGATCACCCTGCGCGATATCTACCTTTCTGTCATTGAAGATAAAAAGCTGTGGGCCTCGCGTCCTGACGTACCGGCTCGCTGCGTGGTCAGCGCCAACGCTTGCTGGTACTTCAAATCTATCGCCGATGAAGCGGAGCAAGCTTCGTTAGAGGTATTAGCTCGCCATACCGTGGCAAGCGCGCTGGAAGAGGTCAAAAAAGCCGATACCAGCGGGTGCGATCCGGTCCCTGAGATTGATACCCAGTCTAAAAAAGCGCATTAGTTATTTCCTGACTGCAAAAAAAACCGCCTTAACGCTGAAGGCGGTTTTTTGTTATGTGCAATTCCTTAAGAAACCGGCAAAACATCCCTTACCGGTTTACCGCGCGTAACGAATTTACGCAGCGTAACGTAAAACACCGGTGTCAGGAACAGACCAAATAACGTCACCCCCAACATACCGGAAAATACCGTGATACCGGTGACGCCACGCACTTCTGCCCCCGCACCGTGACCGAGGATCAGTGGAATCGTCCCGGCAATAAAGGCAATGGACGTCATCACAATCGGGCGTAAGCGCAGGCGGCACGCTTCCAGCGCGGCTTCCATAATCCCTTTCCCCTGAATCTCCAGCTCGCGGGCGAACTCCACGATAAGAATCGCGTTTTTACAGGCCAGCCCCATCAGTACCACCAGACCAACCTGAACGAACACGTTGTTATCGCCCCCGGTCAGCCAGACGCCAAACAGCGCGGAAAGCATGGTCATCGGGACGATAAGGATTACCGCCAGCGGCAGCGTCCAGCTTTCATACAGTGCCGCCAGCACCAGGAATGCCAGCAGCACCGCGACCGGGAAGACGATCAGCGCCGTATTGCCCTGCGTGGCCTGCTGAAAGCTCAGATCCGTCCATTCAATATTCATCCCATTCGGCAGGATCTGCTTAGACATTGCGCCCAGTTGCGTCATCGCCTGCGCGGAAGAGAGTATGCGAGGATCGGCATCGCCAATGAGATCCGCCGCAGGATAACCATTGTAACGAATCACCGGATCCGGCCCGTAGGTGGTCGTGATTTTCACCATACTGCCGATCGGCACCATTTCGCCCTGATTATTACGGGTGCGTAAATTCGCAATATCTTCCACGCTGTCGCGAAACTGCCCGTCGGCCTGCGCCATCACGCGCCAGGTTCGCCCGAACTGGTTGAAGTCATTCACGTACGACGAGCCCAGATAGGTTTGCAGCGTGCCAAAAAGGTCGGTCAGCAACACGCCCTGCGCTTTCGCCTTATCACGATCGACCTGTACATCCAGTTGCGGAACGTTAGCCTGGTAGGTTGAGATCGGGAAGTGCATTCCCGGCGTCTGCATAATCGCACCGGACATGGTGTTCACCGCGTTTTGCAGCGCGCCATAACCAAGACCTGCGCGATCCTGGATATACAGCGAATACCCGGAGCCCTGCCCCAACCCTAAGATCGGCGGCGGCAGAATGGAGAAGCCAAAACCTTCCTGAATTTGCGCAATTTTCGCGTTGATCTCCGCGTTTATTTCCGCCGCGGAGTGTTTTCGCTGATCGAATGGTTTCAGGCCAAAGAAGACGGTCCCGGTATTCGGCGTGTTGGTGAACTGCAGCGCGTTCAACCCCGGGAACGCAACCGCATAGTCCACACCTTCGGTATTCATCCCGATTTCGCTCATTTTGCGGATCACCGCGTCGGTGCGGGCCAGCGAGGAGCCTTCCGGCATTTTCACGCCGCCGATCAGGTACAGCTTATCCTGCGTCGGAATAAACC comes from the Citrobacter amalonaticus genome and includes:
- a CDS encoding cytochrome c1; this translates as MRQLLRYGMLWVAFCTTGPTFAQEPVPTRQAWSFSGLSGEYDKAQLRRGLQVYEEKCRACHGMKYLTFRTLTKPGGPELTPEDAKNLASGYVFPIIQDDGQPGERDGTLNDSFISPYLNDQEARYLNNGALPVDLSYIVRARTYDRGFPQFLLDAFIPYTEQGADYLFALLTGYLPDDPELKANRYYPGGVINMPKPLADGEIEWHSESQVAQTEEQYARDVTAFLAWVADPDLTARKHQGMYVMGYLAIMLALLWMMRRMKRRAQH
- the ychH gene encoding stress-induced protein YchH, with the translated sequence MKRKNASLLGNVLMGLGLVVMVVGVGYSILNQLPQFNLPQFFAHGAVLSIFVGAILWLAGARVGGHEQVSDRYWWVRHYDKRCRRNDNRRHS
- the pth gene encoding aminoacyl-tRNA hydrolase — its product is MTIKLIVGLANPGAEYAATRHNAGAWYVDLLAERLRAPLREEPKFFGYTSRVSLEGEDVRLLVPTTFMNLSGKAVGAMASFYRINPDEILVAHDELDLPPGVAKFKLGGGHGGHNGLKDIISKLGNNPNFHRLRVGIGHPGDKNKVVGFVLGKPPVSEQKLIDDAIDEAARCTEVWFKDGLTKATNRLHAFKAQ
- the ychF gene encoding redox-regulated ATPase YchF, with amino-acid sequence MGFKCGIVGLPNVGKSTLFNALTKAGIEAANFPFCTIEPNTGVVPMPDPRLDQLAEIVKPQRILPTTMEFVDIAGLVKGASKGEGLGNQFLTNIRETEAIGHVVRCFENDNIIHVSGKVNPAEDIDVINTELALADLDTCERAIHRVQKKAKGGDKDAKAELAALEKCLPQLSEAGMLRSLDLTDEDKAAIRYLSFLTLKPTMYIANVNEDGFENNPYLDQVREIAAKEGSVVVPVCAAVEADIAELDDDERDEFMQELGLEEPGLNRVIRAGYKLLNLQTYFTAGVKEVRAWTIPVGATAPQAAGKIHTDFEKGFIRAQTIAFDDFITYKGEQGAKEAGKMRAEGKDYIVKDGDVMNFLFNV
- a CDS encoding methyl-accepting chemotaxis protein, yielding MRQQMKINNFGVGTRMGVGFSIVLTLVVIMAVTGIVKLNGILKETHAITDRLLVLERLTGAWGAAIDYNGAMGLSVLTSSDEGIKKFAQSKMKVMSERVSAIQKELTELIVSDTGKSLLTTVGDKRKLYIDIRNEAIRISEQGNGDATNAFIRQKLIPAMEVYSGSVKALENYDKAQIDEAGGSIQENGSAAIQALIVLGVIAILVGSLLAWFITRGITRPLLSAVNVAREVASGNLGIDVKVESRDQPGQLMLSLREMTESLRNTVRKVREGADSIALAAAEISSGNTDLASRTEEQAAGVEETASTLEELTATINNTAANTAQAHRYVSETASVVKQNGAVMSEVSSRMQEIYDSSSKMADIIQVIDGIAFQTNILALNAAVEAARAGESGRGFAVVAGEVRTLAQRSASAAREIKELIDDSVSRIASGRNLVEKADAGMMGIVSNVQNMTQLIEEIAQASREQSDGIAQINSAMGQIDTTTQQNAALVEESAAAASSMQEQSRVLQDMVSVFSLNEEGIQAANMTSEKRVSHQRERNNGEKYVVSKKITSETDNWETF
- a CDS encoding RrF2 family transcriptional regulator translates to MLDYRFPTALQMVLSVAMAEQSGERSTSAILAYGLEANPSFIRKLMVPLTRDGIIVSTLGRNGSIHLGRPADEITLRDIYLSVIEDKKLWASRPDVPARCVVSANACWYFKSIADEAEQASLEVLARHTVASALEEVKKADTSGCDPVPEIDTQSKKAH